From Spirochaetota bacterium, the proteins below share one genomic window:
- a CDS encoding AraC family transcriptional regulator gives MAVADDTSLSMHFPLFYTYGNELIFVLNCAFARETKGRTVSLHTHPFHECIVVADGRLRYRIAGTSMHAGPADAILIAPGQTHTRTALGNTSFFGFHLMLHQDPRRPIQSREFPGQRALLAACRSIAAEAASQGHEWESIARHTMIAGLLRFSRTLYGAVPPVEKRSIDPAFINAVRYINDAIRTDISISDTAKAAGVSERHLTRLFRKHCGVAPVQYVLEKKLSLAYSDLISDKRSTVRAIAQRLGFYDAGYFAKMIKRAFGMSPTEIQSLEG, from the coding sequence ATGGCTGTCGCGGACGATACTTCACTGTCAATGCACTTCCCCCTTTTTTACACCTACGGCAATGAGCTCATCTTCGTGCTCAACTGCGCGTTCGCACGGGAAACGAAAGGGCGCACGGTGTCGCTTCATACGCATCCGTTCCATGAGTGCATCGTCGTCGCCGATGGGCGTCTTCGCTACCGGATAGCGGGCACTTCGATGCATGCCGGACCCGCGGACGCCATCCTCATCGCACCCGGGCAGACGCACACGCGCACCGCGCTCGGGAACACTTCCTTTTTCGGTTTTCACCTCATGCTGCACCAGGATCCGCGCCGGCCGATACAGAGCCGCGAATTCCCCGGGCAGCGCGCACTCCTTGCCGCCTGCCGATCGATAGCAGCCGAAGCGGCATCGCAGGGGCATGAATGGGAATCGATAGCGCGCCACACCATGATCGCAGGGCTTTTGCGTTTCTCGCGCACGCTTTACGGAGCCGTGCCGCCCGTCGAAAAACGGAGCATCGACCCCGCCTTCATCAATGCGGTGCGCTATATCAACGATGCTATACGCACCGACATATCCATTTCCGACACGGCGAAGGCCGCCGGCGTATCCGAGCGTCATCTCACACGGCTCTTCCGGAAACACTGCGGCGTTGCACCCGTGCAGTATGTGCTCGAAAAAAAACTATCCCTCGCCTACTCCGACCTCATCTCGGACAAGCGCTCGACCGTACGCGCCATCGCGCAGCGCCTCGGGTTCTACGACGCGGGGTATTTCGCGAAGATGATCAAGCGAGCGTTCGGCATGTCGCCGACCGAGATACAATCGCTCGAGGGATAG
- a CDS encoding sialidase family protein: protein MRMPLYRPSILYNAIYTAQSGTVPLLGYNHDVDVVRFKGKFFAAWNANETAAEGVPGQFNFLSVSDDFKRWSNPVRLFMAEAGCENPVETDNQWQPIFINYHDETLFCAWCDYNSRRVFVAESKDGRHWKNIEVANAPASIEGRTTGFPTNHGLLTRNDVMLFPCSMPPTPECNPGRTMYAAMLISENGGKSWYWGEPAESTTWEEIGEKPDLPGGNDVAIWEPMVFEHDDGTLGMLIRNSSSQSLPERRPYDKPHHMLLYSTSRDVGKTWTKAKPVEVDTIISRNFTTAGFATRSSLLMVMNDWYPWLGNVMPFDRMFLSLYFSPVCDPDLLLPGPVVQPSSGNGFYPNGFIENNTLYLGYSYYAIYAAMVSSLPDFKEPFLLPRGGRSGLVIDGNSARFEQRQATLGLVLTEALTYASECTLEFSFYVELYRGQYHPLLTIGGKTRNGTVLRLTYDKAAKQNILEAVCGSETVRIGQYDLKTWTNIKVTIRENDFSIAVNGAKTTVPIKLLRKIAFGGLYEAPEWPMGTTNVSDVRIDLDSINVSR from the coding sequence ATGCGCATGCCGCTGTATCGTCCGAGTATTTTGTACAATGCGATCTACACCGCTCAGTCGGGAACAGTACCGCTTCTGGGGTACAACCATGATGTGGACGTGGTCCGGTTCAAAGGAAAATTCTTTGCCGCGTGGAATGCGAATGAAACAGCCGCCGAAGGCGTGCCCGGCCAATTCAATTTTCTTTCGGTGAGCGATGATTTCAAACGCTGGTCGAACCCGGTGCGTTTGTTCATGGCGGAAGCCGGATGCGAGAACCCTGTCGAAACGGATAATCAATGGCAGCCGATCTTCATCAACTATCATGATGAAACGCTCTTCTGCGCCTGGTGCGATTATAATTCACGGCGGGTATTCGTCGCCGAATCGAAAGACGGCCGGCATTGGAAAAATATCGAAGTTGCGAATGCTCCGGCATCCATTGAGGGCAGGACCACGGGTTTTCCCACCAATCATGGACTGCTTACGCGTAATGATGTGATGCTATTTCCGTGCAGCATGCCGCCGACCCCCGAATGCAATCCGGGACGGACGATGTACGCCGCGATGCTGATCAGCGAGAACGGCGGGAAAAGCTGGTACTGGGGCGAGCCGGCAGAATCGACCACCTGGGAAGAAATAGGTGAGAAGCCGGATCTCCCCGGCGGCAATGATGTGGCTATTTGGGAGCCGATGGTATTCGAGCATGACGACGGTACGCTCGGCATGCTGATACGGAACTCAAGCTCGCAAAGCCTGCCGGAACGCCGGCCGTATGACAAGCCGCATCATATGCTGCTCTACTCGACAAGCCGCGATGTCGGAAAAACATGGACGAAGGCAAAGCCGGTAGAAGTCGATACCATCATATCGCGCAACTTCACGACCGCAGGATTCGCGACACGCTCGTCGCTTCTTATGGTGATGAACGATTGGTATCCATGGCTGGGAAATGTCATGCCGTTCGACCGAATGTTCCTTTCGCTCTACTTTTCGCCTGTCTGCGATCCGGATCTGCTGCTGCCCGGACCGGTGGTGCAGCCCTCGAGCGGGAACGGGTTCTATCCCAATGGTTTCATTGAGAATAATACGCTTTACCTTGGGTACAGCTACTACGCCATATATGCTGCAATGGTATCGTCACTCCCCGATTTCAAGGAGCCGTTCCTCCTCCCCCGCGGCGGCAGAAGCGGTCTTGTCATCGACGGTAATAGTGCGCGCTTTGAGCAGCGTCAGGCAACGCTCGGGCTTGTGCTTACCGAGGCGTTGACCTATGCAAGCGAATGCACGCTGGAATTCTCGTTTTACGTCGAATTATATCGCGGACAGTATCACCCCTTGCTGACGATAGGAGGCAAGACGCGCAATGGTACGGTGCTGCGGCTCACGTATGACAAAGCCGCGAAACAGAATATACTGGAAGCGGTGTGCGGCAGCGAAACAGTACGTATCGGGCAGTATGATCTGAAAACATGGACGAATATAAAAGTGACCATTCGGGAAAATGATTTTTCGATAGCGGTCAATGGTGCAAAGACAACGGTACCGATAAAACTTCTGCGCAAGATCGCTTTCGGCGGACTGTATGAAGCACCGGAATGGCCGATGGGTACGACGAATGTCTCGGATGTTCGCATCGATCTCGATTCTATCAACGTGAGTCGGTAA
- a CDS encoding right-handed parallel beta-helix repeat-containing protein, whose product MSLSAKIVIVCILLRTAFDLNAVSMPLDISPSFNARVVSTEGDAGGEGFRRGVNEKYLAGGLPADRIVTLPDGMRWQLGSYSADNGVKIGLKAKVRIELHDVKGVRGLSFLTCGVGLNPMPDKSPNGSGSVTVLYSDGATLSREWVIGTYAAAPPSPAVTAAVADLYSFGTKQLFTGRSIYAQTITGVDPKRTVTAVEFSTMGIRDGVRDDAEFAVLAISGLDDERSTVNNADTAVNSALPAEFAKWTDADRESQKKAAVKLQADINTAIKTGKSGIAIPPGHYRFDPDGPISWLYLRGVSNFTISGNGVTFWGDGVKKQKSMLLLHECVNVTVRGVSFDYDPYSSTQGKILAIDLDKGTADIAIDPGFPLPDETWQKYKGSTKTVFFDTDGEFIPNRMDWTIIDAPLGGRNYRVKFQHNFLATHPAGVKAGDKLALPKRQYTTVIHVRDCERCTLEDVTLYGASDLSIYETGGAGAHTYRRCKVIRRPGTGRLVAGNADVFRSIKVARGALVEQCEFSFACDDLFNLQNYWWAVHEQTAPDEAVIGVIDNVGIEDIAGDTVEFYALKDYTPRGSVKVISAERMTDASVIAAVKDLAKGPLPVSMSSVYMPFAPMKVKFEKPIALERLDLMLTTRSIPRGAVIRDNYLHHCYTRAILMKTFDGRIENNRIEKIGAAAIQMVADSHFWEGPSARNILISNNTITDCGWGYIARLWPNNEPAAIVSMLAGKHSRPAANTLINRDIVIVNNKIIRPFAGGIIMHNTDGGKIIGNVIDTPFSRPYPPGVEPQLLSNAYAIFIEDAKNIDVQGNSVLTPGAAYRGDVFYGERTPGCGGQGK is encoded by the coding sequence ATGAGCCTGTCTGCAAAGATAGTCATCGTCTGCATTCTGCTTCGTACAGCGTTCGATCTGAATGCCGTGTCGATGCCCCTGGATATTTCCCCGTCGTTCAATGCCCGTGTGGTAAGTACTGAGGGCGATGCTGGCGGTGAGGGGTTTCGCCGGGGGGTGAATGAAAAATATCTGGCCGGGGGCTTGCCGGCGGACAGGATAGTGACGCTCCCCGACGGGATGCGATGGCAGCTCGGCAGCTATAGCGCGGACAATGGCGTAAAAATCGGACTGAAGGCGAAGGTCCGCATCGAATTACACGATGTGAAAGGTGTCCGTGGGCTGTCTTTTCTCACCTGCGGTGTCGGGCTGAATCCCATGCCGGACAAGAGCCCGAATGGCTCCGGGAGCGTGACCGTGCTCTATTCCGACGGAGCAACGCTTTCGCGGGAATGGGTCATCGGCACCTATGCGGCAGCACCTCCGTCACCGGCTGTCACCGCGGCAGTGGCTGACCTTTATTCCTTCGGAACGAAGCAGTTGTTCACCGGGCGCTCTATCTACGCGCAAACGATAACCGGGGTCGATCCGAAGAGGACGGTCACCGCTGTCGAGTTCTCGACCATGGGCATTCGGGACGGCGTCAGGGATGATGCTGAGTTCGCAGTACTCGCGATAAGCGGTCTTGACGATGAGCGTTCCACGGTGAACAATGCCGACACGGCTGTGAACAGTGCCTTGCCTGCCGAGTTCGCGAAATGGACGGATGCCGACCGCGAGTCGCAGAAGAAAGCGGCGGTGAAACTGCAGGCGGATATCAACACCGCGATAAAGACAGGCAAGTCCGGCATTGCGATACCGCCGGGGCATTATCGATTCGATCCTGACGGGCCGATATCGTGGCTGTACCTCCGCGGCGTTTCAAATTTCACGATATCGGGGAACGGGGTTACGTTCTGGGGAGATGGGGTAAAGAAGCAAAAATCGATGCTGCTCCTGCATGAATGCGTCAACGTTACCGTGCGGGGCGTATCATTCGATTACGACCCCTATTCGTCAACACAGGGTAAGATTCTGGCCATCGATCTTGACAAGGGTACGGCCGACATCGCTATCGATCCTGGTTTCCCTTTGCCCGACGAGACATGGCAGAAATACAAGGGTTCCACGAAAACGGTGTTCTTCGATACGGACGGCGAGTTCATACCGAACCGAATGGATTGGACCATCATCGATGCGCCGCTCGGCGGAAGGAATTATCGCGTCAAATTCCAGCACAACTTTCTTGCAACCCATCCGGCCGGGGTGAAGGCAGGCGACAAGCTTGCCCTCCCCAAGCGCCAGTATACTACGGTCATCCACGTGCGCGATTGCGAACGCTGTACGCTGGAAGACGTAACGCTTTACGGTGCAAGCGACCTGAGCATTTATGAGACCGGCGGTGCGGGTGCGCACACCTATCGGCGATGCAAAGTGATACGCCGCCCGGGTACAGGCCGCCTTGTCGCCGGGAATGCCGATGTGTTCCGTTCCATAAAGGTGGCGCGCGGCGCGCTCGTGGAGCAATGCGAATTCTCGTTCGCCTGCGACGATCTTTTCAATCTGCAGAATTACTGGTGGGCCGTACATGAACAGACAGCCCCCGATGAGGCGGTTATCGGCGTCATTGATAATGTCGGGATCGAGGATATCGCCGGCGACACCGTGGAGTTCTATGCGCTTAAGGACTATACGCCGCGCGGGAGCGTGAAAGTGATTTCCGCGGAACGCATGACCGACGCATCCGTCATTGCCGCGGTGAAAGACCTCGCGAAGGGTCCGCTGCCGGTGTCTATGTCGTCGGTATATATGCCCTTTGCGCCGATGAAGGTGAAATTTGAGAAGCCCATCGCGTTGGAGCGGCTCGACCTCATGCTCACCACTCGGTCCATACCTCGCGGCGCTGTCATCCGTGATAATTATCTGCATCATTGTTACACACGCGCCATTCTCATGAAAACGTTCGACGGCAGGATAGAGAACAACCGTATAGAGAAGATCGGTGCTGCGGCGATACAGATGGTCGCCGATTCGCATTTCTGGGAGGGGCCGTCGGCGCGCAACATTCTCATCAGCAATAATACCATCACCGACTGCGGCTGGGGGTATATTGCAAGGCTCTGGCCGAACAATGAGCCGGCTGCGATCGTATCGATGCTGGCGGGCAAGCATTCACGGCCGGCTGCGAACACGCTCATCAATCGCGATATCGTTATCGTGAACAATAAGATCATACGGCCGTTCGCCGGGGGCATTATCATGCACAATACCGACGGCGGAAAAATTATCGGCAATGTGATCGATACGCCGTTCAGCCGTCCGTATCCACCGGGCGTTGAACCGCAGTTGCTGTCGAATGCGTATGCGATATTCATCGAGGATGCGAAGAATATCGATGTGCAGGGTAATTCGGTGTTGACGCCGGGGGCCGCATATCGGGGTGATGTCTTCTATGGAGAGAGAACGCCGGGATGCGGCGGTCAGGGGAAATGA
- a CDS encoding sialidase family protein, whose translation MILNAVRKRKPGEETTCFGSPSIETAPDGALLAAHDFYFTSDVKSPPDAETPEPGTMIYRSEDGGVSWRQAAHVGAYWAAFFVIERAVYLIGCDRPFGDIVIFRSTDSGRTWSKAVDEHSGILFRGGEGKTAANFHMSPGTVLVHGSRVYKSIDDVADPDRRRGWRTMVISADMRSDLLDARSWIMSSAVLFDPDAKTFPKYWFPATHKDIPSCNEWLEGNMAAAPDGTICALLCMRVCPNPDHAPLFTLSADSRTLFFDPEHGYIRLPGGHHKFCIRRDGVSGLYLAMGNNNTMPEAYSQRNTLTLSVSPDLKNWMIVKTLIIDDSPISRERSLHEVGFQYPDFRIAGDDLVSLVRTAYDGSAYFHDANQITFHRLADFRRHLHIPGS comes from the coding sequence ATGATACTCAATGCAGTTCGCAAACGTAAGCCGGGCGAAGAGACCACCTGCTTCGGGAGTCCGTCGATAGAGACAGCCCCCGACGGTGCATTGCTCGCGGCACATGATTTTTATTTTACGTCGGACGTGAAATCGCCGCCCGATGCGGAAACACCGGAGCCCGGGACGATGATATACCGCTCGGAGGACGGAGGGGTGTCGTGGCGGCAGGCTGCTCATGTCGGCGCCTACTGGGCTGCGTTCTTTGTTATCGAACGCGCCGTGTATCTCATCGGATGCGACCGGCCGTTCGGTGATATTGTCATTTTTCGGAGTACGGATAGCGGACGCACCTGGAGCAAAGCCGTCGACGAACATTCGGGGATACTGTTCCGCGGCGGAGAGGGGAAGACGGCGGCGAACTTTCATATGTCGCCCGGAACGGTTCTGGTGCACGGCTCGCGCGTTTACAAATCGATCGACGACGTCGCCGATCCCGACAGGCGGCGCGGTTGGCGGACCATGGTCATATCCGCCGACATGAGGAGCGATCTGCTTGATGCAAGGAGTTGGATCATGAGCTCGGCTGTTTTGTTCGATCCTGACGCGAAGACATTCCCGAAATACTGGTTCCCCGCAACACATAAGGATATACCGTCCTGCAATGAGTGGCTTGAAGGGAATATGGCTGCGGCGCCGGATGGCACGATCTGTGCGCTCCTGTGCATGCGCGTATGCCCCAATCCCGATCATGCGCCGCTCTTCACGCTTTCTGCCGACTCGCGGACGCTCTTTTTCGATCCTGAACATGGGTATATCCGCCTGCCCGGCGGTCATCATAAATTCTGCATTCGTCGCGATGGCGTGAGCGGGCTCTATCTCGCCATGGGCAACAATAACACGATGCCCGAGGCGTACAGTCAGCGTAATACGCTCACGCTTTCGGTATCCCCCGATCTTAAGAATTGGATGATCGTAAAAACCCTTATCATCGACGACAGCCCGATAAGCCGTGAGCGCTCGCTCCATGAGGTCGGTTTCCAGTATCCGGATTTTCGCATCGCCGGCGACGACCTTGTCTCTCTTGTGCGTACAGCATATGACGGATCGGCGTATTTTCACGATGCCAATCAGATCACATTCCATAGACTCGCTGATTTCCGCAGGCATCTGCATATACCCGGGAGCTGA
- a CDS encoding LamG domain-containing protein — protein MKACMITCFIVFTMSITALCYPAGENITDGARIEALTNSLVGLWRFEEGSGTVSRDYSGQSPALILHGAQWGKGKYGSGLRLNGAEKQYALTRFDHSVIKPGKEIVSFTIAAWILPENVPGSQFILGREGSHAGLFLFRSASNAAFRMYAVKALAAAPELVFTVAPSFSDMSAWQHIAGVYDDRKISLYVNGALVKSAALTGGIRNYSDDFFIGGCGAEFFTGIIDEVYVYARALNASEIQMIMKQEGDLVDRPQSAKGTKSAPAALEREKAASARTIVAKNQFAYIKRTPALNGARQFFSPGEAVVNVPDRASNADSWVLLSYAGTEISRGSVDKANALALGTLSEGFYRLQYKAADNVLGYSGIFVREEPRVPASNISLDVGMSRFWGHEVAGLAADIARRTGVGAARGRWAWSQSEDTYGKREFTLLNELFEIFENKQMPLNIYTTDSPGFANNSGKASLMLPSKLRYLYEHYRWAAANWPHAIRMFECWNEPDMGYGTGAHAASMTKVMALALRSVRPDILVVTPSPATSSLENYFAEMLANDLYPYVSAYAFHHHTPLKKRGAKESGAGVTAEDVATTEPSTEPAELDRGHSLRVEEDSLDYMYRRYASHAKHSGGLPAVNTEGAIKVDDRKGWKAECEQAEGLLAYLATSLHLGISEHQYFNIMLEPGAGADSRETAINHFLTEFMDQSPRAGLFALAVAASFLGNAVPRGRFSVSGTPSARVLVFQSGSAKHAGSAVVVFWDLYHGGAALPYKKAIVFDHMGGAVTTPDASVITWPPKYALVPVAEAKASPLRNEAVFPLRKAADRQMPSVVLDISLPDTAFTTRPVSGIKVNDREMTLPLSVYNFSDAEKRIALSGKADDISISIDNPDIRLGAQQDTNIVLRIRAEDTFFTKAHAFSPSRQMITAVSGGETSVLAFNVFADTAHLPVANIVPIEGIADAGRWYQQSHEKGDRGTAKCTAVKNGMQFDFEFSKRGAPGFVIPYIRCKLAGMSAPMPDTIDALRVTFVLNRGSALFQITLIGEDGTVWYARPGKLNRSGDTLTTSIPTSYFGGARPLVPSEVKEMHLCLIEVPHELAFSISDVAWVTLK, from the coding sequence ATGAAAGCATGCATGATCACCTGTTTCATTGTATTCACGATGTCGATCACGGCTCTATGCTATCCGGCGGGGGAAAACATTACGGACGGAGCGCGTATCGAAGCGCTGACAAATAGCCTTGTCGGTTTATGGCGTTTTGAAGAGGGAAGCGGTACGGTAAGCCGTGACTATTCCGGTCAGTCCCCCGCGCTCATTCTTCACGGCGCCCAATGGGGAAAAGGAAAATACGGCAGCGGCCTTCGATTGAACGGAGCGGAAAAACAATATGCCCTCACCCGATTCGATCATTCGGTCATAAAACCGGGCAAAGAGATCGTATCGTTCACTATTGCCGCGTGGATACTGCCGGAAAATGTGCCGGGGTCGCAGTTCATCCTGGGGCGCGAGGGATCGCATGCCGGGCTTTTCCTTTTTCGATCGGCGTCGAATGCCGCATTCCGTATGTACGCTGTCAAAGCGCTCGCTGCCGCACCGGAACTTGTATTTACCGTCGCGCCCTCGTTCTCCGATATGAGCGCGTGGCAGCATATTGCCGGGGTATACGATGATCGAAAGATTTCATTGTATGTGAACGGCGCATTGGTGAAAAGTGCCGCCCTTACGGGGGGCATACGTAACTACTCCGACGATTTCTTCATCGGCGGCTGCGGCGCTGAATTCTTCACCGGTATTATCGATGAAGTGTACGTGTACGCACGGGCATTGAACGCATCCGAGATACAAATGATCATGAAGCAGGAGGGGGATCTCGTCGATAGACCGCAATCAGCAAAAGGAACGAAGTCTGCTCCGGCGGCACTTGAGCGGGAAAAGGCGGCGTCCGCGCGAACGATCGTCGCTAAGAATCAGTTTGCGTACATCAAAAGGACTCCGGCATTGAACGGGGCCCGTCAGTTCTTTTCCCCCGGAGAAGCAGTCGTCAATGTCCCGGATCGCGCAAGCAATGCCGACTCCTGGGTGCTTCTTTCGTATGCCGGAACGGAGATCTCGCGCGGGTCGGTCGACAAAGCGAACGCCCTTGCGCTTGGAACGCTGTCGGAAGGATTCTATCGGCTGCAGTACAAAGCAGCGGACAACGTTCTCGGCTATAGCGGAATATTTGTGCGCGAAGAACCGCGTGTGCCGGCGTCGAATATCAGTTTGGACGTAGGCATGAGCAGGTTCTGGGGTCATGAGGTCGCCGGACTTGCTGCCGATATCGCGAGGAGAACAGGCGTCGGCGCGGCTCGCGGCAGATGGGCGTGGTCGCAGAGCGAGGATACATACGGGAAACGCGAGTTCACCCTGCTCAATGAATTGTTCGAGATCTTCGAGAATAAGCAGATGCCGCTCAATATCTATACCACTGATTCTCCCGGCTTTGCGAACAATTCGGGAAAAGCATCGCTCATGCTCCCTTCGAAATTGCGATACCTCTATGAACATTATCGCTGGGCGGCGGCGAACTGGCCGCATGCGATACGGATGTTCGAATGCTGGAATGAACCCGACATGGGATACGGCACCGGGGCGCACGCCGCATCCATGACAAAGGTCATGGCGCTCGCCTTGCGGTCGGTTCGACCCGATATCCTGGTGGTAACACCGTCACCGGCGACGTCATCGCTCGAGAACTACTTTGCGGAAATGCTCGCGAACGATCTTTACCCGTATGTGAGCGCCTATGCTTTCCATCATCATACGCCGCTCAAAAAACGCGGTGCAAAAGAATCCGGCGCCGGCGTGACCGCCGAGGATGTCGCCACCACCGAACCGTCGACAGAGCCCGCGGAACTCGACCGCGGCCATAGTCTGCGTGTGGAAGAGGACTCGCTCGACTATATGTACCGCCGCTACGCTTCGCACGCGAAACATTCCGGGGGGCTGCCGGCTGTGAATACTGAAGGGGCGATCAAGGTGGATGACAGAAAAGGATGGAAGGCGGAGTGCGAGCAGGCCGAAGGGCTTTTGGCGTATCTGGCGACCAGCCTTCATCTCGGAATATCGGAGCACCAATATTTTAACATCATGCTGGAGCCGGGCGCCGGGGCCGATTCGAGGGAAACTGCGATCAATCACTTCCTGACCGAATTCATGGATCAATCGCCGCGTGCGGGGCTTTTTGCACTCGCCGTTGCCGCGTCATTTTTGGGCAACGCCGTTCCTCGGGGAAGATTTTCAGTATCCGGCACTCCCTCGGCGCGTGTGCTTGTGTTTCAATCCGGATCGGCGAAGCATGCGGGAAGTGCGGTCGTGGTATTTTGGGATCTGTATCACGGCGGTGCCGCACTGCCGTACAAAAAAGCGATCGTCTTCGATCACATGGGGGGTGCGGTGACCACGCCGGATGCATCTGTCATCACGTGGCCGCCGAAATACGCCCTCGTTCCCGTTGCGGAGGCGAAAGCCTCGCCGCTCAGGAACGAAGCGGTTTTCCCTCTGCGCAAGGCGGCGGATCGGCAGATGCCGTCCGTTGTGCTTGATATTTCGCTTCCCGATACCGCATTCACCACGCGGCCGGTATCCGGGATAAAAGTGAACGACCGTGAGATGACGCTGCCGCTTTCGGTGTATAATTTCAGCGATGCTGAAAAACGCATAGCGCTTTCAGGAAAGGCGGATGATATTTCCATCTCCATCGATAACCCGGATATCCGGCTCGGTGCGCAGCAGGACACGAACATCGTCCTTCGGATACGCGCGGAAGACACGTTCTTTACCAAAGCGCACGCGTTCTCGCCGAGCAGACAGATGATCACGGCAGTTTCGGGAGGCGAAACATCCGTTTTGGCGTTCAATGTATTTGCCGATACCGCACACCTGCCGGTAGCGAATATCGTTCCCATCGAGGGTATAGCGGATGCAGGCCGTTGGTATCAGCAGAGTCATGAAAAAGGGGATCGTGGGACGGCTAAGTGTACGGCGGTGAAGAACGGCATGCAGTTCGATTTCGAATTCTCGAAACGCGGTGCACCGGGGTTTGTCATTCCCTACATCCGCTGCAAGCTTGCCGGCATGTCCGCCCCCATGCCGGATACTATCGATGCGCTCAGGGTTACGTTCGTTCTGAACCGGGGTTCAGCCCTGTTTCAGATCACGCTTATCGGCGAGGACGGAACGGTCTGGTATGCGCGGCCGGGAAAATTGAACCGTTCGGGAGATACGCTCACCACATCGATACCGACGAGCTATTTCGGAGGGGCGCGGCCGCTTGTCCCTTCGGAAGTGAAGGAAATGCATCTATGCCTGATAGAAGTGCCGCATGAACTCGCATTTTCCATAAGCGATGTTGCCTGGGTTACATTAAAATGA
- a CDS encoding AraC family transcriptional regulator, whose amino-acid sequence MKELLENAFKNERLFDIIQRDRTFSLGDIGVRIAVFHQVRMNPGAVNPVHTHACHELSFVREGVIEYSTARAQAQCGVNDCFFLTPFIKHNWRTPKGAVVDGFMLDLTMQTGQALTDIASQAAARGHVLRVPVSVPKLFTAIDAELKNGDVFMGERVSIMIRDLLFLLFRANFSDAFRTPARSGLPAAKTREEQLFSMARTFIDDRRREHITLRDVAAHLNVTPRYVNRIFNKFIDVACGRYIQEQKLWDAFTMLKMRPAMKIKEVAHACGWRDYMYFTRAFTKKFLSTPKKVRASVFN is encoded by the coding sequence ATGAAAGAACTGCTTGAGAATGCCTTCAAGAACGAACGCCTGTTCGATATCATTCAGCGCGACAGGACCTTCTCCCTTGGGGATATCGGTGTGCGCATAGCAGTGTTCCATCAGGTTCGCATGAACCCCGGCGCCGTCAATCCCGTGCATACGCATGCCTGCCATGAATTGAGCTTTGTCCGCGAGGGTGTCATCGAATATTCCACGGCACGTGCGCAGGCGCAGTGCGGTGTGAACGACTGCTTTTTCCTTACGCCGTTCATAAAGCATAATTGGCGTACGCCAAAGGGTGCCGTGGTCGATGGGTTCATGCTCGATCTTACCATGCAGACCGGTCAAGCCCTGACAGATATAGCGTCTCAAGCCGCGGCTCGGGGGCATGTATTGCGTGTGCCTGTATCGGTGCCGAAACTATTCACGGCCATCGATGCTGAACTGAAGAATGGGGATGTGTTCATGGGAGAGCGGGTGTCGATCATGATACGCGATCTGTTATTCCTCCTGTTCCGTGCGAATTTCAGCGATGCCTTTCGGACACCCGCGAGGTCGGGGCTGCCCGCCGCAAAAACTCGCGAAGAGCAGCTTTTTTCCATGGCGCGGACGTTCATTGATGATCGTCGTCGCGAGCACATTACGCTTCGCGATGTGGCGGCGCATCTCAATGTCACGCCGCGGTACGTGAACAGGATATTCAATAAATTCATAGACGTCGCCTGCGGGCGATACATTCAGGAACAGAAGCTCTGGGACGCCTTTACCATGCTGAAAATGCGTCCTGCGATGAAGATAAAGGAAGTCGCCCATGCATGCGGCTGGCGGGATTATATGTATTTTACGCGCGCGTTCACGAAGAAATTCCTTTCGACGCCGAAGAAGGTCCGCGCGAGCGTGTTCAACTGA